ACGCGTCGAGCAGGGCACGGCGCCGCAGGGTGCCGTAGACCAGCTCCTGGACCCAGCGCCGGTCGCGGGCGTCGAGCCCGGATGCCCGTCGGTCGAGCGCGGCGTCGAGCAGGTCGCCTCCCCGCAGGTCGGCCATGATGTCGGCGGCCGCCACGCGCGCGTCGGTCACCCCACCCCGGAGCAGGGTGGAGCCGCGGGCACGCGAACCGTCGGTTGGAATCATGCGAAAAAGATAGTCGGTCCGAGGGAGGGACGAGGTGGGGCGAATCACCCCATGGGCGTCATGCACCGGGAAGGGTGGCGCACCGTGGGCCCTATCTGTCGCGCCGGGCGCCGCACGATTCCCGCACGACGAGTTCGCATGACAGCCGCGTGTCGCGCGGCGGGAGGTCGCGCTGTGCGATGCGCTGCAGCATCACGCCAAGCGCCACTTCACCGATCTGTCGTGTGGGCTGCCGCAGCGTGGTGAGCGGGACGGGGAGGAGGGACGCGTACTCCACGTCGTCGATCCCCACCAGCCGAACGTCGCGCGGCACGCTGTAGCCCAGTCGTCGGAGGGCGTGCATCAAGCGTCCCGCCGTGCGGTCGTTGGCGCAGACGATGCCGTCCGGGCGCTCGCGCATCAGACTCGCGACCGCCTCCTCGTCGTCCGGGTCGAGCCGCCGCGCGAGGGCGCGGTCCACGAGCGCACCGCGTGTGTAGAGTGCCTCGCGATACCCCGCTTCGCGGGCGTCGACGGTGGCGGCGGCGTGGGGAATCGCGACGAAGGCCAGGCGTTGGCAGCCGAGGCGCAGGAGGTGATCGGCGGCGACGGCGCCGGCGGCGCGATTGTCGATACCGACGACATCGTGTCTTCCGGGGATGGGATAGGGGTCGAGGGGGCGATCGAGCAGGACAAGCGGGATGCGCGCCTCGTCGAAGGCGCGGGCGATGCGTTGGTTGACGGCATCGCGCTCCGGCGTGTGTTCGAGCGGGGCAAAGAAGATCCCCGAGACACCGCGCTCCAGATAATGGAGGGCGAGTTGCCATGCGCGCTCGGCCTTGGACGGCGCATCACCGGCACCGCTCCCCCACACCAGGGCATGCTGGCGTGCGAGCGGGGAGTCCATCATTCCCTGGCACATCGGCTCGAAGATGTCGGTCTCACCCAGATCGGGAATGAGGAGACCGAAGGAGAGGGCAC
The window above is part of the Gemmatimonadota bacterium genome. Proteins encoded here:
- a CDS encoding GntR family transcriptional regulator — translated: MSQFAPTGLKHAHVFATLRREIQSGRWRVGDRLPSEAELVRRFGHSRITVGRALRDLQVEGLIERRAGSGTYVRGPSASGALSFGLLIPDLGETDIFEPMCQGMMDSPLARQHALVWGSGAGDAPSKAERAWQLALHYLERGVSGIFFAPLEHTPERDAVNQRIARAFDEARIPLVLLDRPLDPYPIPGRHDVVGIDNRAAGAVAADHLLRLGCQRLAFVAIPHAAATVDAREAGYREALYTRGALVDRALARRLDPDDEEAVASLMRERPDGIVCANDRTAGRLMHALRRLGYSVPRDVRLVGIDDVEYASLLPVPLTTLRQPTRQIGEVALGVMLQRIAQRDLPPRDTRLSCELVVRESCGARRDR